AAATAGTGCCAGGTAAAGTTATGTAATATGGCAAGCTCAATTGCAAGAGCACCAGAGATTGAAATTGGGAGATCAAGTTGACCGTGAAATAACCATAATGAGCCAAGATTGACAAAGGTTCCTAACCATGCTACGAACTGAAATCTGATTATATTCTTTAGTTTCATAATAAGTCTCCGTGATAGATTAGTAGATTTTTTAAATAAAAACAAAAATTTTTTGTAATATTCGAATGGCATTATGAATTGCTGATGGGAAAAGTAATTAAAGAGATATATAGCAAATCAATATTGAGCAGAACAGGTATAGGTGGGATAGATTTTGTGATCAATCCCTATGTGGGCTGTAGTCATGGATGCAGGTATTGCTATGCACGTTTTATGAAAAGAATTACAAACCATAAAGAAAACTGGGGTGATTTTGTTGATGTGAAAATTAATGCTCCAGAACTTTTAAATTACAGTAGAGTTGATTTGGAAGGAAAAACAATTACATTGAGTTCTGTTACTGATCCATATCAAGCTATTGAGAAAAGATATTGTATAACGAGGAAAATTTTGGAAGCTCTTTCTTCTAAAAAACCAATTCTTGAAATATTGACAAAATCTTCACTCATTTTGAGGGATGTTGAATTAATTAAAAAATTTGATGATGCAACAGTTGTGTTTTCAATCTCAATAGATGATGAAAGATTGAGATGTCAACTTGAACCATCGCATTTGACTTTTGAATCGAGAATAAATGCCTTAAAAATGATTCGTAAAAATAAAATTCACACTGTGTTATTTATTTCTCCAATTATCCCCGCAGTTACAAACTGGAAACGAATAATAGAAAATACAAAATATTTTGTTGATGAATTCTGGTTTGAAAATCTGAACCCCTACCCATCAATTAGAAACAATATTAAGTTCTTTATAAAGAAAAATTTTCCAGAATTATTGGGACTGTATGAAGAGCTTTTTTGTGGGTTTACAAATTACTGGGAACTATTGTATGATGAGATAGATAGCTATTGCAGAAAAAATAGGCTTAATTTTGAAATATACTTTCATTATTAAGGTTTGCAGGTAGGTAAGTTTGTTATGGTATGTCGTCATATAAGATAATAGATTAGAAGTAATTTAATAATATATATACGAAACTGGTAAGACGGTATTAATTTGAATTTTCCTCTTTAATGATTAATTGTTCAAAACAATATTTAATAATGATAATGATGTTTCTAAATGAATTTATTTGTTCGGCAAAGCTAATATAATTCTGTTGGAATTGCGAAGCATAAATAATAAGGGTATCACTGCTTAATTCTATTTCTTCTGAGTTGATCTGGCAAAAATTTTTCTATACACTATCCATGATTTTCAGGAATAGAAGCATAATCTTATCAACTTGATTTTTATTTATCCAGTAATGCTAACATTTAAAAAAATCCACTCAAAAGTCTGAAAATGCCGTTCCGCTATATAATCATTTCTTCTGAAAAATTTCAATGTAAGGTTTATCACTTACTTATTGCTCATATTCGTTGACATGATGCTTGACGCAATAGTT
The Candidatus Neomarinimicrobiota bacterium DNA segment above includes these coding regions:
- a CDS encoding radical SAM protein — its product is MGKVIKEIYSKSILSRTGIGGIDFVINPYVGCSHGCRYCYARFMKRITNHKENWGDFVDVKINAPELLNYSRVDLEGKTITLSSVTDPYQAIEKRYCITRKILEALSSKKPILEILTKSSLILRDVELIKKFDDATVVFSISIDDERLRCQLEPSHLTFESRINALKMIRKNKIHTVLFISPIIPAVTNWKRIIENTKYFVDEFWFENLNPYPSIRNNIKFFIKKNFPELLGLYEELFCGFTNYWELLYDEIDSYCRKNRLNFEIYFHY